In Bos javanicus breed banteng chromosome 2, ARS-OSU_banteng_1.0, whole genome shotgun sequence, the following proteins share a genomic window:
- the GCA gene encoding grancalcin isoform X2 — protein MAYPGYGGGFGNFGNPLGQPGYPGHPAYPGSISTGDPMWKCFLAIAGQDGEVDAEELQKCLTQSGISGTYSPFSLETCRIMIAMLDRDYSGKMGFNEFKELWTALNSWKQNFITVDKDGSGSVEHHELNQAIAAMGYRLSPQTVTTIVKRYSKNGRIFFDDYVACCVKLRALTDFFRRRDHLQQGVVSFVYDDFLQGTMAV, from the exons ATGGCCTACCCGGGATACGGAGGAGGG TTTGGAAATTTTGGCAATCCATTGGGACAGCCAGGATACCCTGGACACCCAGCTTATCCAGGCAGTATTTCAACAGGAGACCCCATGTGGAAATGCTTCCTTGCTATTGCTGGCCAG gATGGTGAAGTGGATGCTGAAGAACTTCAGAAGTGTTTAACACAGTCTGGAATTAGTGGAACTTATTCTc CCTTCAGTTTGGAAACCTGCAGAATTATGATTGCCATGTTGGAT AGAGATTACTCAGGAAAAATGGGATTTAATGAATTCAAAGAACTTTGGACAGCTCTTAACTCCTGGAAGCAAAACTTCATAACTGTTGATAAAGACGGAAGTGGCTCAGTAGAGCATCATGAACTGAATCAAGCCATTGCTGCTATGG GTTATAGGTTGAGTCCTCAAACAGTAACTACCATTGTCAAACGTTACAGCAAGAATGGCCGAATCTTCTTTGATGATTATGTTGCTTGCTGTGTGAAGCTTCGAGCATTGACAG ATTTCTTTAGGAGAAGAGACCACTTGCAACAAGGGGTTGTGAGTTTCGTATATGATGAT TTTTTGCAGGGCACAATGGCAGTTTGA
- the GCA gene encoding grancalcin isoform X3: MAYPGYGGGFGNFGNPLGQPGYPGHPAYPGSISTGDPMWKCFLAIAGQDGEVDAEELQKCLTQSGISGTYSPFSLETCRIMIAMLDQNFITVDKDGSGSVEHHELNQAIAAMGYRLSPQTVTTIVKRYSKNGRIFFDDYVACCVKLRALTDFFRRRDHLQQGVVSFVYDDVSILYHTFDVYTVFYVCS; this comes from the exons ATGGCCTACCCGGGATACGGAGGAGGG TTTGGAAATTTTGGCAATCCATTGGGACAGCCAGGATACCCTGGACACCCAGCTTATCCAGGCAGTATTTCAACAGGAGACCCCATGTGGAAATGCTTCCTTGCTATTGCTGGCCAG gATGGTGAAGTGGATGCTGAAGAACTTCAGAAGTGTTTAACACAGTCTGGAATTAGTGGAACTTATTCTc CCTTCAGTTTGGAAACCTGCAGAATTATGATTGCCATGTTGGAT CAAAACTTCATAACTGTTGATAAAGACGGAAGTGGCTCAGTAGAGCATCATGAACTGAATCAAGCCATTGCTGCTATGG GTTATAGGTTGAGTCCTCAAACAGTAACTACCATTGTCAAACGTTACAGCAAGAATGGCCGAATCTTCTTTGATGATTATGTTGCTTGCTGTGTGAAGCTTCGAGCATTGACAG ATTTCTTTAGGAGAAGAGACCACTTGCAACAAGGGGTTGTGAGTTTCGTATATGATGATGTGAGTATCCTGTATCACACTTTTGATGTTTATACCGTGTTCTATGTGTGTTCATAG
- the GCA gene encoding grancalcin isoform X1 — MAYPGYGGGFGNFGNPLGQPGYPGHPAYPGSISTGDPMWKCFLAIAGQDGEVDAEELQKCLTQSGISGTYSPFSLETCRIMIAMLDRDYSGKMGFNEFKELWTALNSWKQNFITVDKDGSGSVEHHELNQAIAAMGYRLSPQTVTTIVKRYSKNGRIFFDDYVACCVKLRALTDFFRRRDHLQQGVVSFVYDDVSILYHTFDVYTVFYVCS, encoded by the exons ATGGCCTACCCGGGATACGGAGGAGGG TTTGGAAATTTTGGCAATCCATTGGGACAGCCAGGATACCCTGGACACCCAGCTTATCCAGGCAGTATTTCAACAGGAGACCCCATGTGGAAATGCTTCCTTGCTATTGCTGGCCAG gATGGTGAAGTGGATGCTGAAGAACTTCAGAAGTGTTTAACACAGTCTGGAATTAGTGGAACTTATTCTc CCTTCAGTTTGGAAACCTGCAGAATTATGATTGCCATGTTGGAT AGAGATTACTCAGGAAAAATGGGATTTAATGAATTCAAAGAACTTTGGACAGCTCTTAACTCCTGGAAGCAAAACTTCATAACTGTTGATAAAGACGGAAGTGGCTCAGTAGAGCATCATGAACTGAATCAAGCCATTGCTGCTATGG GTTATAGGTTGAGTCCTCAAACAGTAACTACCATTGTCAAACGTTACAGCAAGAATGGCCGAATCTTCTTTGATGATTATGTTGCTTGCTGTGTGAAGCTTCGAGCATTGACAG ATTTCTTTAGGAGAAGAGACCACTTGCAACAAGGGGTTGTGAGTTTCGTATATGATGATGTGAGTATCCTGTATCACACTTTTGATGTTTATACCGTGTTCTATGTGTGTTCATAG